The following proteins come from a genomic window of Microbacterium sp. SY138:
- a CDS encoding FCD domain-containing protein, which produces MAARRGLHGVLVDDLGRRIVHHEIAPGSQLPLDELGEQYGVSRTVVRETMRVLEAKGLIVARQNVGTRVLADDAWHALDVDVLRWRLSGPDAKDARQDLLELRSAVEPTASRLAALRRDDATAERLVAASQRMRDALEPEDVDAFTAADVDFHATLFEAAGNPLIAELLSLVGAALDDRIQVVASHGISAVAVDLHCELAAAVAAGDADQAARTAGDLIVRSYEDSL; this is translated from the coding sequence ATGGCCGCCCGGCGTGGGCTGCACGGCGTGCTCGTCGACGACCTCGGCCGCCGCATCGTGCACCATGAGATCGCCCCCGGCTCGCAACTGCCGCTCGATGAGCTCGGCGAGCAGTACGGGGTGTCGCGCACAGTGGTCAGGGAGACCATGCGCGTGCTCGAGGCGAAGGGGCTCATCGTCGCTCGACAGAACGTCGGCACGCGCGTGCTCGCCGATGACGCCTGGCACGCCCTCGACGTCGACGTGCTCCGCTGGCGACTCTCCGGACCGGACGCCAAGGATGCCAGGCAGGATCTGCTGGAGCTGCGCTCGGCCGTGGAACCGACGGCCTCTCGACTTGCGGCCCTTCGCCGCGATGACGCGACCGCCGAACGTCTCGTCGCCGCCTCTCAACGGATGCGCGATGCGCTCGAGCCGGAAGATGTCGACGCCTTCACGGCCGCAGATGTCGACTTCCACGCGACGCTGTTCGAAGCGGCGGGCAACCCCCTGATCGCCGAGTTGCTCTCGCTGGTCGGCGCGGCACTCGACGACCGCATCCAGGTGGTCGCGAGTCACGGCATCTCGGCCGTCGCCGTCGATCTGCACTGCGAGCTCGCCGCAGCCGTCGCCGCGGGCGATGCCGACCAGGCCGCCCGCACCGCCGGCGACCTCATCGTCCGCTCCTACGAAGACTCTCTGTGA
- a CDS encoding SDR family oxidoreductase — MTTVAPSREGGGGMNGADLLRGEVILVTGGAQGIGNAVVRTAREQGATVSFCDLDPARVEAAVAALAADGLDVHGTVADVTDEAAVAHWVEEATTALGAPSGLVNNAGRNAYSDPTTMSVAEWDDFFDLDLKASWLCARAVLPVMLTAEHGSIVSISSIHSKMTMAGMFPYAAAKAGQLGFTRSLALDVAGRGVRVNAVSPGLVWTPLSETHFAERPEELAATLAVQPTGRPAQPSEIAAVVCFLLSRAASYVNGADWAVDGAYSARFA; from the coding sequence ATGACGACAGTGGCACCTTCCCGAGAAGGGGGCGGCGGCATGAACGGTGCCGATCTTCTCCGAGGAGAAGTGATCCTCGTCACCGGGGGCGCCCAGGGCATCGGCAACGCCGTCGTCCGCACCGCACGCGAGCAGGGAGCGACCGTGTCGTTCTGCGACCTCGACCCCGCACGCGTCGAAGCCGCGGTCGCCGCCCTCGCCGCAGACGGCCTCGACGTGCACGGCACCGTCGCCGACGTGACCGACGAAGCCGCAGTCGCCCACTGGGTGGAGGAGGCGACGACGGCCCTCGGCGCACCGAGCGGTCTCGTGAACAACGCCGGCCGCAACGCCTACAGCGATCCCACGACCATGAGCGTCGCCGAATGGGACGACTTCTTCGACCTCGACCTGAAGGCGTCCTGGCTGTGTGCGCGGGCTGTCCTTCCGGTCATGCTCACCGCCGAGCACGGATCCATCGTCTCGATCTCCAGCATCCACTCCAAGATGACCATGGCGGGGATGTTCCCCTACGCCGCAGCCAAGGCGGGGCAGCTGGGGTTCACCCGCTCGCTCGCCCTCGACGTCGCCGGTCGGGGCGTCCGCGTGAACGCCGTCTCCCCCGGACTCGTCTGGACCCCTCTCTCCGAGACCCACTTCGCCGAGCGTCCGGAAGAGCTCGCCGCCACGCTCGCGGTCCAGCCGACCGGGCGTCCGGCGCAGCCGTCGGAGATCGCGGCCGTCGTGTGCTTCCTGCTCTCGAGAGCCGCGTCCTACGTCAACGGCGCCGACTGGGCCGTCGACGGCGCCTACAGCGCGAGGTTCGCGTGA
- a CDS encoding ABC transporter permease — protein sequence MTTTAANTTSVETQPLSPVRRVIAAIGVQNLSLILAIAVVVAIIGIQNPLFFGVQNLKVIGTAISIMGLLAVVQTIVIILGALDISVGSIAGLTSVTSAMIFTVAGPAIGVVGAVAIGVLCGLINGCIIVFGRVNPVIATLATLAAFKGISQLLSDGRAQGYTGADPFFIFLARGAIIGIPTLIWVLVIVAVLAHIVLRYTSIGRNIYAVGGNNIASRLAGININRYIIGVYMVTGAIAAVAGILITARTGSGQPISGSEGLELQAITAAALGGAALKGGKGTIAGTILAVVLLGVLTNGMTLLGVNTFWQNVAQGALLVIAVVIQQLRSGERRIGIPG from the coding sequence GTGACCACCACCGCCGCGAACACCACATCAGTGGAGACGCAGCCCCTCTCACCGGTCCGGCGCGTCATCGCCGCGATCGGTGTGCAGAACCTCTCCCTCATCCTCGCGATCGCCGTCGTCGTCGCGATCATCGGCATCCAGAACCCGTTGTTCTTCGGGGTGCAGAACCTCAAGGTCATCGGAACGGCGATCTCGATCATGGGTCTGCTCGCCGTGGTGCAGACCATCGTGATCATCCTCGGCGCGCTCGACATCTCGGTCGGGTCGATCGCCGGTCTCACCTCCGTCACCTCGGCGATGATCTTCACCGTCGCAGGACCCGCGATCGGGGTGGTCGGCGCCGTCGCCATCGGCGTGCTGTGCGGTCTGATCAACGGCTGCATCATCGTGTTCGGCCGGGTGAACCCGGTGATCGCGACACTGGCGACGCTCGCGGCCTTCAAGGGGATCTCGCAGCTGCTCTCCGACGGACGTGCGCAGGGCTACACGGGCGCCGACCCGTTCTTCATCTTCCTGGCGCGAGGGGCGATCATCGGCATCCCGACCCTCATCTGGGTGCTCGTGATCGTCGCGGTGCTCGCGCACATCGTGCTGCGGTATACCTCGATCGGCCGGAACATCTACGCTGTCGGCGGCAACAACATCGCCTCCCGCCTGGCCGGCATCAACATCAACCGCTACATCATCGGCGTCTACATGGTCACCGGGGCGATCGCCGCGGTAGCCGGCATCCTCATCACCGCGCGCACGGGCTCGGGGCAGCCGATCTCCGGTTCCGAGGGGCTCGAGCTGCAGGCCATCACGGCCGCGGCGCTCGGTGGCGCGGCGCTGAAGGGCGGCAAGGGAACCATCGCCGGGACGATTCTCGCGGTCGTGCTCCTCGGCGTGCTGACCAACGGCATGACCCTGCTCGGGGTGAACACGTTCTGGCAGAACGTCGCCCAGGGCGCACTGCTCGTGATCGCGGTCGTGATCCAGCAGCTCCGCTCCGGCGAGCGGCGCATCGGCATCCCCGGATGA
- the dgoD gene encoding galactonate dehydratase produces MRISRIETFSVAPRWQFLRMETDDGVVGWGEPIVEGSADVVAAAVDSLSEILIGSDPTRIEDLWQTMTRGGFYRGGPERSSAISGIDQALWDIRGKALGVPVYDLLGGPVRDRIRAYVWVGGDDPAEVAAQAAARAAEGYTAVKMNASGRMRHLESRAAVQGVVDRVESATAAMDGGDVAIDAHGRWSVSVAKTMCRALEAHVAPLFLEEPLVPELTHRLDGLCGGTSVAIATGERLYSRWDFRSALEAGIALAQPDVSHAGGISETRRIAALAELHGVGLAPHSPLGPIALAACLQVDIASPNAVLQESSLGVHYNEGADLLDYLIDPEPLTVKEGWFERPMRPGLGIEVDEAAVRRAAGVGLWRSPLWRHDDGSFAEW; encoded by the coding sequence ATGCGCATCAGTCGGATCGAAACGTTCAGCGTGGCCCCGCGCTGGCAGTTCCTTCGCATGGAGACCGACGACGGAGTGGTCGGTTGGGGCGAGCCTATCGTGGAGGGAAGCGCAGACGTCGTGGCTGCGGCGGTCGATTCCCTGTCCGAGATCCTGATCGGTTCCGACCCGACCCGCATCGAAGATCTGTGGCAGACGATGACCCGCGGCGGCTTCTACCGCGGCGGTCCTGAGCGCTCCTCCGCGATCTCCGGCATCGACCAGGCGCTGTGGGACATCCGCGGCAAAGCGCTGGGCGTGCCGGTGTACGACCTGCTGGGCGGACCGGTCCGCGACCGGATCAGAGCCTACGTGTGGGTCGGCGGAGACGATCCGGCCGAGGTCGCCGCGCAGGCGGCCGCCCGCGCCGCCGAGGGCTACACCGCTGTCAAGATGAACGCCTCCGGTCGGATGCGCCACCTCGAGTCGCGAGCCGCCGTGCAGGGCGTGGTCGACCGCGTCGAGTCAGCCACGGCGGCGATGGATGGTGGCGATGTCGCGATCGACGCACACGGTCGGTGGTCGGTCAGCGTCGCAAAGACCATGTGCCGGGCGCTCGAGGCCCACGTCGCACCGCTGTTCCTCGAAGAGCCGCTCGTCCCCGAACTCACCCACCGCCTCGACGGGCTGTGCGGCGGCACGTCGGTGGCGATCGCGACCGGAGAGCGCCTGTACTCACGGTGGGACTTCCGGTCGGCGCTCGAAGCCGGTATCGCGCTCGCCCAGCCCGATGTCTCACACGCCGGTGGCATCTCCGAGACCCGACGCATCGCCGCGCTCGCAGAGCTGCACGGGGTGGGGCTCGCACCGCACTCTCCGCTCGGACCGATCGCCCTGGCCGCCTGCCTCCAGGTCGACATCGCCAGCCCGAACGCGGTGCTGCAGGAATCCAGTCTCGGCGTCCACTACAACGAGGGTGCCGACCTGCTCGACTACCTCATCGACCCCGAACCGCTCACGGTGAAGGAAGGCTGGTTCGAGCGTCCGATGCGTCCGGGCCTGGGCATCGAGGTCGACGAGGCCGCCGTACGCAGGGCTGCCGGTGTGGGACTCTGGCGCTCGCCGTTGTGGCGTCACGATGACGGGAGCTTCGCCGAATGGTGA
- a CDS encoding sugar ABC transporter ATP-binding protein yields the protein MSEESIVLQAVGVAKNFGVVRALRGVELELRAGEVTALMGENGAGKSTLLKILNGDYRPDEGELRIDGEAVHFSDPADARAAGLRVIAQEPEIIPWVSVAENIYVGALGGLAYRRGDVLKRAREELTRWGFHRVIKAETLGSELSPAQRQIVEIMRAVITRPKIMCFDEPTSSLGDEEVSLLFALIKKLQSEGVAIAYVSHRMGEIFQLADRITVLRDGAFVGTKLVGETDHDELVRMMVGRDLTQFFHREPAALGDVVLELAGVSNQHVSDISLTVRAGEVVGIAGLVGAGRSELMKTIAGDFVVHSGEIRVQGKRRRIRQPADSIRAGIGFAPEERKAEALLLERSVRDNAALVVLRQLSRWIFVKDRAERALAQEYVDALRIRTPSTDQLVGKLSGGNQQKVVLARWLATKPKLLLLDEPTRGIDVGAKSEIYAIIDRLAHEGVAVIVVSSELPEILGVSDRIYVMAGGRISGELSRAEATEENILALAMDEEAAA from the coding sequence GTGTCGGAAGAGTCGATCGTTTTGCAGGCCGTTGGTGTCGCGAAGAACTTCGGCGTCGTGCGGGCCCTCCGCGGCGTCGAGCTGGAACTGCGCGCTGGTGAGGTCACCGCGCTGATGGGCGAGAACGGGGCGGGCAAGTCGACGCTCCTGAAGATCCTCAACGGGGACTACCGCCCCGACGAGGGCGAGCTGCGCATCGACGGAGAAGCCGTGCACTTCTCGGATCCGGCCGATGCGCGTGCTGCCGGTCTGCGCGTCATCGCGCAGGAACCGGAGATCATCCCGTGGGTCTCGGTCGCCGAGAACATCTACGTCGGCGCTCTCGGCGGTCTCGCGTATCGTCGTGGCGACGTGCTGAAGCGGGCGCGCGAAGAGCTGACCCGCTGGGGTTTCCATCGTGTGATTAAGGCGGAGACGCTCGGATCGGAGCTCTCGCCGGCACAGCGGCAGATCGTGGAGATCATGCGCGCGGTGATCACGCGCCCGAAGATCATGTGCTTCGACGAGCCCACATCGTCCCTCGGTGACGAGGAGGTGTCGCTGCTGTTCGCGCTGATCAAGAAGCTGCAGAGCGAGGGCGTCGCGATCGCCTACGTCTCGCATCGGATGGGCGAGATCTTCCAGCTCGCCGACCGGATCACCGTCCTGCGTGACGGCGCGTTCGTCGGCACGAAGCTGGTCGGCGAGACCGACCACGACGAACTCGTGCGGATGATGGTGGGGCGTGACCTCACCCAGTTCTTCCACCGCGAGCCCGCAGCCCTCGGCGATGTCGTCCTCGAACTCGCCGGCGTCTCCAATCAGCACGTCAGCGACATCTCCCTCACCGTCCGTGCGGGCGAGGTGGTGGGCATAGCGGGGCTGGTCGGTGCGGGACGCAGCGAGTTGATGAAGACGATCGCGGGCGACTTCGTCGTGCACTCGGGCGAGATCCGCGTGCAGGGCAAGCGCCGTCGCATCCGCCAGCCCGCCGACAGCATCAGGGCCGGCATCGGATTCGCACCCGAGGAGCGCAAGGCCGAGGCCCTGCTGCTCGAACGTTCGGTGCGGGACAATGCGGCGCTCGTCGTGCTCCGTCAACTCTCGCGCTGGATCTTCGTGAAGGATCGCGCCGAGCGCGCGCTCGCGCAGGAGTACGTGGATGCGCTCCGCATCCGCACGCCCTCCACCGATCAGCTCGTCGGGAAGCTCTCCGGCGGCAATCAGCAGAAGGTGGTGCTGGCGCGCTGGCTGGCGACCAAGCCCAAGCTGCTCCTCCTCGACGAGCCCACCCGTGGCATCGACGTCGGAGCGAAGTCCGAGATCTACGCGATCATCGACCGCCTCGCCCACGAAGGCGTCGCAGTGATCGTCGTCTCCAGCGAGCTCCCCGAGATCCTGGGCGTCTCCGACCGCATCTACGTCATGGCGGGTGGGCGCATCAGCGGCGAGCTGTCGCGCGCCGAGGCCACTGAAGAGAACATCCTGGCGCTCGCGATGGACGAAGAGGCCGCCGCATGA
- a CDS encoding substrate-binding domain-containing protein, translating to MKQHAARPTWFRLAAVGVTAFTIAALAACSSGQETAGPADSGGTKDGTLTIALLQKQGDQQYFIDEATGAKDAAKDAGDVTVNVVDLGTDANKAISEVEAAIAQQVDGIIIVVPDGKIGPQVIQLANEAGIPIMAADDPIEDAAGVAAAFTGFDGASMGEKVGAEAARLYQEAGWTAADTRILSAYRQDQPNCVERIEGAASAFADAVPDGPEVIDIGTDNSATDAQDKAGAVITANAGVKHWVVWGCNDENETGVVTALQNSGVASTDIAGVGLGAYLTCKDWNAGQETGNKSALFISGVEVGKAAVGSMIALLRDGTELPPKTVANTEIVDASNWEAKGVVCT from the coding sequence ATGAAGCAGCATGCAGCTCGCCCCACTTGGTTCCGGCTCGCCGCCGTCGGGGTCACGGCATTCACCATCGCGGCGCTCGCCGCCTGTTCCTCCGGCCAGGAGACGGCCGGACCCGCAGATTCGGGCGGAACCAAGGACGGCACGCTCACGATCGCCCTGTTGCAGAAGCAGGGCGACCAGCAGTACTTCATCGACGAGGCCACCGGCGCGAAGGACGCGGCGAAAGATGCCGGCGATGTCACGGTCAACGTCGTCGATCTGGGCACCGATGCCAACAAGGCGATCTCCGAGGTGGAGGCCGCCATCGCGCAGCAGGTCGACGGCATCATCATCGTCGTTCCCGACGGGAAGATCGGCCCGCAGGTGATCCAGCTCGCGAACGAGGCCGGCATCCCGATCATGGCGGCCGACGACCCGATCGAGGACGCTGCCGGTGTCGCCGCCGCGTTCACCGGGTTCGACGGCGCATCGATGGGCGAGAAGGTCGGCGCTGAAGCCGCACGCCTGTACCAGGAGGCCGGATGGACGGCAGCCGACACCCGCATCCTCTCGGCCTACCGCCAGGACCAGCCGAACTGCGTCGAGCGGATCGAGGGTGCCGCTTCCGCCTTCGCCGACGCCGTCCCCGACGGTCCTGAGGTCATCGACATCGGCACCGACAACTCGGCCACCGACGCCCAGGACAAGGCCGGAGCCGTGATCACGGCGAACGCCGGCGTCAAGCACTGGGTCGTCTGGGGCTGCAACGACGAGAACGAGACCGGCGTCGTGACGGCGCTGCAGAACTCGGGCGTCGCATCCACCGACATCGCCGGCGTCGGACTCGGCGCCTACCTGACCTGCAAGGACTGGAATGCCGGACAGGAGACCGGCAACAAGTCGGCACTGTTCATCTCCGGCGTCGAGGTCGGCAAGGCGGCCGTCGGCTCGATGATCGCGCTGCTGCGCGACGGAACCGAGCTTCCTCCCAAGACGGTCGCGAACACGGAGATCGTCGACGCGAGCAACTGGGAGGCGAAGGGCGTGGTCTGCACCTGA